taTATTAGCTTTCCTTTTGCATTTTAAGTGGCTGCGCATAGCTGCGAcacccatacatttttttttcattttcgaacTAGCCTTccagaaaattaaaaactatggaaagaatcaaaaataaaattataaggaTTGTTATGTTAATTTGAAacgttttttgtgtgtgttttttttttttttgccattaacAGGTGTATTAAATGGTctttattcttgttttctaaaaataattttcgaaatttaaagACGCAAATTCTTGATGTTTGGGTGTCttaatctaaaattaaattcccTGCACCACCAGTGCTAACTGAATAATTACAGGGgtatctaatttttgtttttcaggcACCTAAAGCTTCCAACTAACTCTAtgtgttaaatttcaaagaccGTTTTTGTAAGTGGCACTGTTAATGCCAAAGTTAtcgaaaatacccaaaaaatataagtctgataaaaaaagttgtttccttatgtttcaattttcttaaaaaatagaaggcataggaacatatggtttttagttattgaaaaagaaTCAATTGAGACAGTTGGATGtattaatcaattttgtattgacaTCCACAGTctctaaaaaaatagtattctatgtgtttttttaaactttttttccccaaattttgactttgaaatcgattatttcaaaaagtttttattataataacatgatataaaaataacaattcagTATAAAAcgttagcttttgaaaaaggtttcattcataactgtgagtgttgccgtcatttttaaatatgtttttctttattttaagtatttttttgaaaattgcccctccctcttaaacggggggagatTGACCCCCTCTCtgttagtaaaaaatgcttgtatttaactcctctacaagaataCGTTACAATTTTTCACCTTCTGAGTTATCGAACTTTTGCCCAAAAATTACCCCCATCAAACCTCTGTTggctaaaaatatgaaaaactctattaacaaaattgttgctaaatttcattttatattataaaaaaataatcctcGAAAAGTTATAATCTGTGAGCGCTATTAATTTAATTCCGCTAGATGAGCGAATTGTCACACTGTGCGGCGTCGTTCAGTATGTCTGTTCGTCTGTCTTCGATTTTTCCCTCATAGCTTCTAAAATACTTatcatattaatattttttgtttgattaaattAGTAGATTAGAAAATATAGTACCATTGTGAATAGcctaacaattaaaaaaaattaaaaaagaaagataaacATTGAGAAAAACTCAAAGTCCTTATCTCGTTTTCTCGCAATATTGCAAATCAGTCAACAACCCAAAGGCgatttggtttaatttttttttttttttttaattttcagccATTGCAAAATCGTATCGTCAATTTAAACCGATTTAAGTGGTTTTACCTATTTTTTTCTCAGTCGATACTCAACCGATTTTTATAAGAAACACCTCTTTGAAATAgtttataaatacatatatattaaaaatataatgttttAGTGCAAGTATATGTAGGgtaagtgggggcaagaccgctcCTTTAAtgtttgactgtcttaaaaaccaataaaaaacaaattttaattaaaataaagattttattcattaagttaaTTGTTTACCGTAGCAACTCtcctttagaaaaaaataaaaaatactgaacCACTGGAACTGGCTACCagagcttttattttttttttttatttatctttcgCAGAAAATGAACTTTCAATTATTATCGGCGGGCGGTCTTGCCCACACTTCCCCTATGTGAAAAATCGAtgtaaataaaacattattttaaacaTTCTTCAGTTTATgaagtctgtttttttttttatctaaaccAAATGTTGTATGGATataatattcaaacaaaattaaaaaatttccatttcacCATGTTCAACAAGTACTTCATcccaagaaaaatgtttttttttttaagtaaaaaaaggtACTTTACTTTgtcataaaaccattttcttgctCTCTCACTTTCTTCGTAATAACTCAAtcaatttccaataaaatttctatgtaGAAGTAAAAGTTCCATACCTTTTCTTGGAGTTGCcgtaatatgatttttttttttcaaaacatccatttttggatttaaaaaaaatcaaaattttttgaaacggtcgatgaagtttttagaaatttcattttcatgaataaaaatttgcCATACCGATACcataccagtttttttttttttaatgagtgaatatttttaaaatgggaGAGTTAAGAAACCAgactgttttatttaaagggtTTTCTTTTGAGGAGAATGAAAAGTTGAAAtttataacttaaattttatttcgaagTAATGAAAGCAAATATGAAACCCAGCAATAGGATCCTTGCGAACATTTCTAActatcaaaaattgaaaaaaagtttcacgGCAAATAAGGAATAAATATTGATCATCTTGGTATATATGAAAAATACgaatattttttctcttttacgAAATTCTTATTTCTTAGAGGAACACTGTTTTTTTAGTTATcactcaaaaaatattcatcttttaataaaaaggattacaaattttttagataaaatatttgaaattaatgtttCATATGGCCAAATTTAATGAACTTAAATTTTCAAGCTTGATCAATCGTGTTCTCCTCCCCTAATCTTGCATAATTATgtggtttaaaaaaatccaatgaaaaaagaacaagtatacaccacagtgcatGTGGAAAACATGCAAAGAAATTgaattacaattttggccttAATTCTAACAATCCTttatcgaaattaaataaacacttgcattcaaaatgttcatcttcttgTCGTCAGTGTCATTTAGTAAACGGAAAAATATTTGTTCCGCCTCGTAAATtcaacttattttaaaaatattataaacaaaaaaaaaaaataaataaataaatacaaatttaacacAAAACCAAGCAAAATATATAGATAGCATTTTttattatagatttttttactttttaaccaaaaagtccttttcagggattttttGATTCAATCTTATAAAATGACTGTAGTACCAGATCTCATTCAAAAGTCGTCAAAAAACTATATTACACATATTCCAAaacatttatgaaagaaaatataaaattttgtctaaaattcaATTTCGGACTTAGCGAGGAGGTGCTTCTTTCTTTAATCGAACCACACGAGTGTGAATCCTTCACAAtacagaaaacaatttttttttttttcaataaataataatcaaataaaatctttatttctacaaataaccttctaatttatttttaacatttattagCCAAATCCGTACCACACCAAACATATTGTTCCTCTCGTGTTTTATTACCATCCATACCAAATGGTGATGAACCGCGAACTTCAAGGAAATAATTACCCCTTAAATTACTTGATGTGGCATAACCCATTGGTGCAGCTGGAGTCTTTCCACATCTATTTTGCTTTAGTTTCGTCATCGAATTACACCGTTTTGCCATAAAATTATTCTCATTTCCCGGATAAACACTTTCAACATAGTAACGCCAAGCTCGTTCGTGAGCACAAAGAATAGTATAACATCCTGTTGGCAAAGGAATTATTCCATCGGGATAGAAATCCACATCTCCTGTTGGGTCCCGTCTGCCCAAGACACCCGGATTAGTGTGAATGATATCTACAAAATCGGCATCACCACGCATTAAGCCAGTCAGATCTTCGCCTTCATTGAAACAAGGTTTTGCTGGATCCAAACCTGTGATACGAGGTAATTTTTCGTCGGTAAGTGTGGTAAATGAACGTCCTGCTGAACCACAAATATGAGCTCCCAAACTATGACCTGAAAAAAcaggttaaaaaatattgcttccaattttatgaaaaaaagaccAACCAATCAGATGAATGCTTTCCAGAGGTACAACTTGTGCTAAGTCAGCAATACCTTTTCCCAAATATTCTCCGAGTTTTTCGGTATTCAAAGCTGACCATGTGAATAGAGTATCCACACAAGATGCAACATCAATTGCCtatattaaagtttaaaatttagtaaaaagaACGAAAATTTACACATTTTCGAATCATACAATAAAGTTAACATCGCCTCGACAATTGTATGCCTTGGATAATTCGTCTATTGTTTGGGATGAATCAACTGTTGTCCTCCATCCCGTAACTAAAATCACAGTCTGCTTATTTTCATCAAAGGCTTTAATTTTATACAGATCCTTAGAACTTAAAATCGGAATGCTGTATTTTGCACAAGGTGTTATAAATTGGAAATTCATTGTTGCCATGTCTGGCATAACCCTTGTTTGAACAGAATTTGAAGATACCAATGTTGAACCTTAAAATCAGTTATGATACATTTTGTTTATCTTTGAATGGGTTGTGTTTTAATAAACTTACAAACAGAATTAATAGTTGATGAAACATATTCTAAGGATACCCGGCGATATAATTCTTTGcactactaaaaaaattccatggtGAAGGTAGAAAACTTCCCATATTTTTGGCAACACCAACAACATTATCTTTCGTTTCATagagaatattttttatagaaaatgaaTATACTGAACTTTGAAAAAGTAGCAAGgaacaaataattaaaatagtCAACCTCATATTGAATCAAAAggataataattaaaattctaGGTGATACTGGCTTGGCCTTGTGAGTTAAACTGACTGATTTGTTAAATAATGTCTgggtttaaataattaaaattcgtTATGTAACATTTAaacttttgtatttgttttatttgttttgactGGGTTTgaattatttctaaaaataattattgttttatgtttgcttattttggatagaaaaaaaaaaatatcagaaaaaatatgtatttgtattCTATGAAATAATAACTACCCTATATAATTTTCAGAACAGTAAACCCACAAAGGGAAATCCAAAATTGCACATGTATTTATCCAATAAGCTTTTGCAATCATAAATGTTTGTACTAAGTAAATGTTCAAAATTGTAGTGTTTAAATATACTCGTGCTTTTCGATAACTTCttacaaaatatcgataaattgCAACTAGCCAAATGTCTTcaggaacaaaattaaaaaatcattttttaaaaacgacCTATTATTTACACTGGACAACAAGTGGTTTATGAACTTTTCCGAAGGTTTTTATGATGCTGATCTTGaatccaaagtaaaaaatttcttatcagttcgcgttttcgagatattcgtTTTACAAAACctaaataatcgattttttagGCATTTGCCTACCAAATACAAATAATACTTTTCTTAAGATTTTGAGTTTGAcgagctcgaatccgaaatcagaatttttcaattagcttACGTTTACGAAATATTCTCGTTATAAAATCTCAGTAATCGATTTTTTGCTAGGTAGGTATATCTTTTTGAAGCATTTTCTTGGTTTTGTTTCAggaacaaaacaatatttttctaaatgttGTGAGTGTGATAAACTCGAatccaaaattcaaatttttctatcagctcgtgttttcgagatattccaATTATAAAATCTCGATAATCGATTTTTTGCTATGTAGAtactttttaagcattttcCTAGCTCACAGTGGTTTGGTCCcaggacaaaataaaaatacaatatagGTTTTTGGAAGTCctgaatttgaattcaaaatcaGAATCATTCTATCAGCTCGAATTTTCGAGATATTAgcgttataaaatttcatgaatcgATTTTTGGCTATGTACTAAACGTTTCTCTAGCttgcagtgttttttttttcaggaacaaattagtttttttctaaaggtttGTTTTCTAAATATGAGCTGAATTTAAATCCGAAAtcagaatttttcaattagctcACGTTTACGAAATATTCTCGGTATAAAATCTCAGTAACCGATATTATGCTATATattattaaacattttcttggttttgtttcattaacaaaacaatatttttctaaatgttGTGAGTGTGATTAACTCGAatccaaaattcaaatttttctatcagctcgtgttttcgagatatttcaattaaaatctaGATAATCGATTTTTTGCTATGTAAGtactttttaagcattttcCTAGCTCACAGTGGTTTGGTCCcaggacaaaataaaaaatacaatatagGTTTTTGGAAGTCCTGAATTTGAATTCGAAATCGGAATCATTCTATCAGCTCGAATTTtcgagatattaccgttataaaatttcatgaatcgATTTTTGGCTATGTACttgcagtgtttttttttttttaagaacaaattagtgaatttgaatttttcaatcagctCGCCTTTTCCCGATATTCCCGTTATCAAATCTCAATAATCGattgttttctaaattttaagtACCTGTATCACTAAAACTAGaactgttagaaaaaaaaagtgataccaaattagtaaaaaactgttatgaaatttaataaaacataaaaaggtGGAATTTTGTTGGCCAGTGTGTTATcgttatcaattttttatatgaaaatattaaaaattaatagtcAGTACGGTTAATTTTATAGAGCAATCATGAAAAAAAGGTTTCAAAACtattaattgatattttgtttagaaatattacaaaaataaagcCGACACGGGTAAATTTACAgagaattcatacaaaaaaaagtttcaaaactacctgtaatttatcgatattttaTAAGGAAACATTAAACAATTAAGTCGACACAATTTGCAGAGGAATTTGCATGCATGTGATGAAATTCAGAAAATACTTCAAAACTACCTATAAAGTTATCGATATTTTGTGtatgcattgaaaattaaatcgGCACGGGTAAATTTACAAagtaatcataaaaaaaaagtttattggaAATTTATTAAGACTTATTTACAAGgggcccgaaattttttttttcctcaggGCCCTGCAGAATATTAACTCGTGCCAGATAGCTTATGTTTCATAGAAGAAAAATCGAATgatttctgatattttttttttatcaaaaataaacaaaagtaaaataattcTTAGAATTCATTCAAATCCAATCAAAAAGAGCCAAAACAAATAAGTTAAAATGTTATGTAACACATTTTAATTACTATTTAAGCTACGACATTATTTGACAAATCAGTCAGTTCGTCTTACAATCTCAAGCCAGTATCATCTAGCTTTTCTATCCTTTATCCTTTTGATTCAAtatgaagttgattattttaaTTATCGGTGCAATGCTTCTTTTCCAAAGTTCAGTTTATTCATTCTCCATAAAAAATGTAGTATTAGAATCGAAAGATAATCTTGTTGGGGTCGTAAAAAATATGGGAAGTTTTCTTCCTTCGCCGTCGAATTTTTTCAGTAGTGCAAAGAATTATATCGCCGGCTATCCTTTAGGATATGTTTCATCAACTATTAATTCTGTTtgtaagttcaaaaaaaaaaaaaaaaaatacgataaagcaaggataaaacaaaaatatataaaaaacaactCATTTTAAGGTTCAACATTGGTATCTTCAAATTCTGTTCAAACAAGAGTTATGCCTGAATTGGAAAAAATGAATTTCCAACTGATAACTCCTTGCGCAAAATACAGCATTCCGATTTTAAGTTCAAAGGacctttataaaattaaaattaaaatttaatagacAATTGATCTTGCATCTTGTGTGGATACTCTTTTCACATGGTCAGCTCTGAATACCGAAAAACTTGGAGAATACTTGGGACAAGGTTTAGCTGACTTAGCCCAAGTAATACCACGTGAAAACATTCATCTGATTGGTAAGttctttttcattaaattagatgCAACATATTTTTATCCAGTTTTTTAGGTCATAGTTTGGGAGCTCATATTTGTGGCTCAGCAGGACGATCATTCACCGCAATTACTGACGAAAAAATAGCTCGCATCACAGGTTTAGATCCAGCACTACCATGTTTCAATGAAGGCGAAGATTTGACGGGACTTATGCGAGGTGATGCCGATTTCGTAGACATCATTCACACTAATCCGGGTGTCTTGGGCAGACGGGACCCAATAGGAGATGTGGATTTCTATCCCGATGGAATAATTCCTTTGCCAACAGGATGTTATACCATACTTTGTGCCCATGAACGTGCTTGGCGTTACTACGTTGAGAGTGTTTATCCgggaaatgaaaacaattttatgGCAAAACGTTGTAATTCGATGGTGAAATTGAAGCAAAATAGATGTGGAAAAACTCCAGCAGCACCAATGGGCTATGCTGCAAAAAGTAATTTGAGGGGTAATTATTTCCTTGAAGTTCGTGGTTCATCACCATTTGGTATGGATGGTAATAAAACACGTGAGAATGAAAACGTTTTTTGTGGTACTgcttcgataaataaatgttaaaaataaatgtaaaagccACTAggctaacaaataaaaattaatttgaatagcatttttaaaaactagtttgttttttggtttctataCGTTCTGAAGATTACACATTCGTGTAGTTCGATTAAGAAAAGAATTTGTAGTGTGAACATTAGTTAGAGCACCTTTTTTGAAGAATCAAATCGAGAAGCTTTGTTATATCCAGCAAGAAATTACTTAATCGGTAGACCTATGAAGATACTTGCCACAGTAATTTGCAATAGTTGTTGCCagtgttttcaatttaaaattgctAGAAGATCAACTTCTTTCAAATAGTTTTGTTGCCATATTTGTGGTCGCATTTCTGCCAAAATTGGACATCTTGCGATGAAATGAACAATATTTTCCCCTTCGTTGGTATTGCATAAGGAGCATTTCAGAGCTAAGTTATTGTGGAGCGATATGAAATTCAGTGATAACAATTCTTTTCTTGCTCTGAATAAATGATATTTGTTCGAAaataagagcccccgcacactacaaactttctatcggctaACATTGAAATAGTTGCCTTCACATAGATTGTGTTTGAGTTTTGAATATACTTCACTGTGAAGTAAACTTTTCGCTTTGGAATGGAGCCTTTCAAGTAAATTACAGGGAAATGACTTCTACTCTGCCACATTATccaacgtcaagctgaaagacATTTCACACATGTCTGCTAAATTTTTCCATTATTCAAACTAAGAACTTTGAGACCTTATAGTCCGGTCAGTTTAGaaatccgaggttacattaattcccagcaagctgaaaattggtaggattgttggaaacaccataataaattaaatctaaaaagtcctcatcgatccgaggcctggaaaaaaatttacggggggtcaaaggtcacaaaaactccccttagacgagaatatttttaagaaagttggccacctaggtttctatagatttatattataccacaggtgtttaaaattttttataaaatactttttttacattttgcatcgaaaaacagatttcaaaaatttttttgcgaaaatttgcaatagctatgcagtttttaaagcgtttatgtactcatacaattattgcagaaaatgataaaaaaagaaataaataaaattcattcattcgtggttgtagtgaacgaaaacataagatgataaaatttaaaatacactgaacgaaaaaaagccaatattttatgaactgattgcgatagaacttttttctatccgtttttagaacaatcataaacTCATaagttgtccattctctattgcacaccctgtatatattcagacatattctaaacaaaaattcccagggaaatggtttcgggacaagggccccaatcggaaaaatggagaaaatttccatttttttttttttgctttaccatattcttaaccattgaagaacgaaattcaagctaaaaaaataatgaaatttcaggaacttttcagttaagagtttttttttcagaatagccctgattatgacgattacaactcaacttcaactttttgaatcgttatacctaagaaacggtgggtctttttgataagacttaccattttgctgaaaatcgtgaaaatcGTTTTTATGACCTTTGACCCCCGTAAATTATTAAAGTTGCATTATATTAAaccatttttcattttcagccAAACATCGAGTTCCTCTCCGAAAAATCATCGTTTAGAATTTGTTGAGATTAACAATAAGGTTCCACTCACAGCAATAATCCCGTAACTTGTTGATCATCAACTGCAGAGAATCAGGTGATTCCGTTAGAAGGACTAGGTCGTCTGCGTACATTAGCATTTTGATAGCGAACCCATCGATTGTTTTTGTTATGCCACCTGGCTTATTTTTATTCAAGTCTTGAatgtaaagacaaaaaaaagattACATCCTTGTTTCAATCCAGCGAACGCAAGAAACAAATCTGACAAATTTTGCCAGTCCCATGCTGCATATAGCTTGTTTTTTGTAGATCTTCTCAATCATCCTTCCAAATCTAAGAGATATCCCGTCTCTAAACAGCTTGAAAATTAGGGCTTTTCTGTCGATAGAATCAAAAGCTGCTTGGAAATCGACGAAAGAagcgtataattttttttgcgtttACGAAGATATAATTCTGCAATGTGAGGATTTAGCTGACAGGAATAAGGGAGACCTACAAAACGGGCTTAATGTGAGATGCACTCTCTTACGATATAAAATTCTTAACTAGATGCTGCAATGCTACATCCCTATAAAAACAAGTCGAGTTACTATAATAGGCTGTATTCGAACCCAAATCTCCAGCTAGATAGTTTATTAAACTATACTAACTTATCAGTAATTTCAATGAAATACAATCGAACATGGATAGAATGAGATATATACACACGATGAAATAATTAAAGATGAAAAATTGGAATAGCTCCTTGCGAAGTTTTCGTGTTCCTTGATCCTTGAGTATTAATATTCTAGAGAAAGAAACTCATTAAGAGGCTTCAACCAAATCATTCATTTATACAAGAAGCAACGAGTATGTGCTCCACATTTATTTCCTTGTTCATTAACGATACTTCATATAAACGAAAAGAAGTGCCACACACGTCATCATAATACTTTGTAAAAGAACTAATTTCCGATTCCTCAAAGCACTTAATTTATTTTCCATCCACACTTGTTTTCGatgttatttgttttatattatatattttttttttctttttaatcaaaataactgTCAGAAACACAATATAGAACAAAGTTCATaaagtatacatattttattgctaaattaatatattttcaactccagaggtaaaaaataaaaaataccaaCTAATGTTTGAGTTGGTGGTGATGGTTCATATTAGTAAATTGCTTTTGTCTATAACTAAAATTAATTCTATACCAACTATGAAAACTCTCTTTAAATAATGTTCCTGCTTCAcatttatagaaaattaaattattatgtacatatatttgcGAGAAAACTAAAGttgaaatttgaaacaaaaaccaatttaattgTAACTTTATTGGGAATTATATTTATCATATAAATTGGCCAGTGCAGATTAGTTCTAATgaaatgcattttcttttttcagaGATTTTTTATTCTTTCCTAAAAACATACGAGTATATGAAAAGTGGATAcggaaaaatatacatttagatgcagcaaaataaaattattattctctTCAATACattgtgtttttgaattttccaTGGAATTATTGAAGTCATTCCAAGaagacaaaaaatgtgtataaaccgacatttttttgaaaactgatttaaagttttttttttaatacaaaatccaAAGAGACCAAAACCAATACTATCTGACATCCATTTATTAAAATACTGaccctttttcaaattttaagtgaaaacaaaatttggaataacaattaattttttgttgtttaaatttaagttgtttaaaggagaatgggcatattGGAAGTTTGGCGGCcagtaatgaaattggtatcaaatgaaagaactataacgtaggaaaaatttttacaatggccgtttcgttgtattgcatttggaatggaagatattgcaatattagtgttgttaatgcatcgagcaatatgcgaagggcaaattgaattactattttaattaatttatgaaatatgatttatgtcattttttctatgatttaaaACCTCAATCTTGAATATCTGACCAATGCaactcaaaata
This DNA window, taken from Episyrphus balteatus chromosome 2, idEpiBalt1.1, whole genome shotgun sequence, encodes the following:
- the LOC129912552 gene encoding vitellogenin-1-like produces the protein MFHQLLILFVSSTLVSSNSVQTRVMPDMATMNFQFITPCAKYSIPILSSKDLYKIKAFDENKQTVILVTGWRTTVDSSQTIDELSKAYNCRGDVNFIAIDVASCVDTLFTWSALNTEKLGEYLGKGIADLAQVVPLESIHLIGHSLGAHICGSAGRSFTTLTDEKLPRITGLDPAKPCFNEGEDLTGLMRGDADFVDIIHTNPGVLGRRDPTGDVDFYPDGIIPLPTGCYTILCAHERAWRYYVESVYPGNENNFMAKRCNSMTKLKQNRCGKTPAAPMGYATSSNLRGNYFLEVRGSSPFGMDGNKTREEQYVWCGTDLANKC
- the LOC129912554 gene encoding LOW QUALITY PROTEIN: vitellogenin-3-like (The sequence of the model RefSeq protein was modified relative to this genomic sequence to represent the inferred CDS: substituted 2 bases at 2 genomic stop codons), which encodes MKLIILIIGAMLLFQSSVYSFSIKNVVLESKDNLVGVVKNMGSFLPSPSNFFSSAKNYIAGYPLGYVSSTINSVCSTLVSSNSVQTRVMPELEKMNFQLITPCAKYSIPILSSKDLYKIKIKIXXTIDLASCVDTLFTWSALNTEKLGEYLGQGLADLAQVIPRENIHLIGHSLGAHICGSAGRSFTAITDEKIARITGLDPALPCFNEGEDLTGLMRGDADFVDIIHTNPGVLGRRDPIGDVDFYPDGIIPLPTGCYTILCAHERAWRYYVESVYPGNENNFMAKRCNSMVKLKQNRCGKTPAAPMGYAAKSNLRGNYFLEVRGSSPFGMDGNKTRENENVFCGTASINKC